The candidate division WOR-3 bacterium genome contains a region encoding:
- a CDS encoding chemotaxis protein CheW has product MNYYLYYQIGKIKMATDISEVKEILRPKKINFDEKLPKNLAGFCEFRGKRLYIFDLPIFLDIEQGKEFEVIISEINNALIGFKVEKVYGIVTTNEIFPYPEITQAKDYLIGIIKKDEEIIQLLSFSKIISGSRLKAIQKYL; this is encoded by the coding sequence GTGAACTATTATCTCTATTATCAGATAGGTAAAATAAAAATGGCAACCGATATTAGCGAGGTGAAGGAAATCCTGCGTCCGAAGAAAATCAATTTTGATGAGAAGTTACCGAAGAATCTTGCAGGATTTTGTGAATTTCGCGGGAAAAGATTATACATCTTTGACCTACCAATATTTTTGGATATTGAACAAGGGAAAGAATTTGAAGTCATTATCTCCGAAATCAATAATGCACTCATAGGGTTTAAGGTTGAAAAAGTATACGGAATTGTTACCACCAACGAGATATTTCCTTATCCGGAAATCACACAAGCAAAGGATTATTTAATTGGAATAATAAAAAAAGATGAAGAGATTATCCAGTTGCTATCTTTTTCAAAAATTATATCAGGCTCACGCCTGAAAGCAATTCAAAAATATCTGTGA
- a CDS encoding nitrilase-related carbon-nitrogen hydrolase — MKIGFVQFSPDFGNKEKNFEKVDNLLSNVTADLIVLPELFNTGYLFLNKEELVEMAEPKKDAETYDFILDLCKKKNCAIAYGFAEKDNDNIYNSAILLSSEGIIGHYRKTHLFFEEWFIFTPGNLPYQVFEYKGVKIGILICFDYIYPEAMRTLALKGAQIVVLPANLVLHFCPDAMVTRSVENRIFTILADRTGVEDRGTKKLKFIGRSQIVAPNGEILIRVGDEECVKVVEIDPLIALDKKVTPHNDIFKQRREDLYFL; from the coding sequence GTGAAGATAGGTTTTGTTCAATTCAGCCCCGACTTTGGTAACAAAGAAAAAAATTTTGAAAAGGTAGATAATCTTTTAAGCAATGTTACTGCTGACCTAATTGTTTTGCCCGAGTTATTTAATACCGGCTATCTTTTCTTAAATAAAGAAGAACTGGTAGAAATGGCAGAGCCGAAAAAAGATGCTGAGACCTATGATTTTATTTTGGATCTATGTAAAAAGAAAAATTGTGCAATCGCTTACGGATTTGCGGAAAAGGATAATGACAATATATATAACTCGGCAATCCTACTCTCTTCTGAAGGAATTATTGGACATTATCGTAAGACCCACCTCTTTTTTGAAGAATGGTTCATATTTACACCTGGCAATCTTCCCTATCAGGTCTTTGAATACAAAGGAGTAAAGATTGGAATTTTGATTTGCTTTGATTATATTTATCCTGAGGCAATGAGAACCCTTGCATTGAAAGGTGCCCAGATTGTTGTCCTTCCAGCAAATCTTGTCTTACATTTCTGCCCCGATGCCATGGTCACAAGATCAGTAGAAAACCGCATTTTCACGATACTTGCTGATAGAACTGGGGTTGAAGACCGTGGAACAAAAAAACTTAAATTTATTGGCAGGAGTCAAATCGTCGCGCCAAACGGTGAGATCTTAATAAGAGTTGGTGATGAAGAATGTGTGAAAGTAGTAGAGATTGATCCTCTAATTGCCCTCGATAAAAAAGTAACACCGCATAATGATATTTTCAAGCAGCGGCGTGAAGACTTATATTTCCTTTGA
- a CDS encoding amidophosphoribosyltransferase, with amino-acid sequence MSGIVGLISRKDCKENLFYATDYHSHLGTEYGGIAIYDGKKITKKIHSIAKAQFKSRFYEDIDFMQMHGNAGLGVISDRDTQPLIMRLKFGEYAICGTGYIDNQNEIARKLIQEGIVLTEVYDDRVNQIELVAHLINKGKELIDGIVYMFSQIEGSMSLLLLGKEGIYAVRDKYGRTPLILATRNSDKIVVSETCSYKNLGFKTEKFLGPGEILLLTETNIKQIKKPTNDLRLCTFLFVYTGFPASEYEDKNVEEFREESGRLMARKDNVNVDMVAGIADSGTAYAHGYSYESGVPVRIPLLKYTPGWARSYVPPSQEIRNLVALMKQITVESLIKNKKIAITEDSIVRGTQLKNYLLVKLWNAGAKEIHVRPACPALMFPCKFLFSTRTLDELFARRVLKQMFGHHPKDITPYLDTDSKEYKKMLKQMEKELNITSLRYQRLEDMILATGLSKKQLCTYCWTGKEII; translated from the coding sequence ATGAGTGGTATTGTTGGTTTAATTTCAAGAAAAGATTGCAAAGAAAATCTCTTTTATGCAACAGATTATCATTCGCACCTTGGCACCGAATATGGTGGAATTGCAATTTATGATGGCAAAAAAATAACGAAAAAAATTCACAGCATTGCCAAGGCTCAATTCAAATCAAGATTTTATGAAGATATTGACTTTATGCAAATGCATGGGAATGCGGGCTTGGGCGTTATAAGCGATCGCGATACACAACCATTGATTATGAGATTAAAATTTGGTGAGTATGCAATATGTGGCACCGGCTACATTGATAACCAAAATGAAATTGCCAGAAAGTTAATTCAGGAAGGAATTGTTTTAACAGAAGTTTATGACGATCGGGTAAATCAGATTGAACTTGTCGCCCATCTCATAAATAAAGGCAAAGAGCTGATTGATGGTATTGTGTATATGTTCAGTCAAATTGAAGGTTCAATGTCCCTTTTACTTTTAGGAAAAGAAGGAATCTATGCGGTGCGCGATAAATACGGAAGGACTCCCTTAATTCTGGCAACCCGTAATAGTGATAAAATTGTAGTTTCGGAAACCTGTTCTTATAAGAATTTAGGTTTCAAGACCGAAAAATTTTTAGGACCGGGTGAAATACTTTTATTAACCGAAACTAACATAAAACAAATTAAAAAACCCACCAATGATTTGAGATTGTGCACATTCTTATTTGTCTATACAGGATTCCCGGCATCTGAATATGAAGACAAAAATGTTGAGGAATTCAGAGAGGAATCGGGCAGATTAATGGCGCGGAAGGACAATGTAAATGTTGATATGGTCGCCGGAATTGCTGACTCAGGAACTGCTTATGCCCATGGTTATTCCTACGAATCAGGAGTGCCCGTTAGAATCCCCCTTTTGAAATACACACCGGGATGGGCAAGAAGTTATGTCCCACCTTCTCAGGAAATAAGAAATTTGGTGGCACTTATGAAACAAATCACGGTGGAATCCTTAATTAAAAATAAAAAAATCGCAATAACCGAGGACTCTATCGTAAGAGGAACACAATTAAAAAATTACCTGCTGGTTAAGTTATGGAACGCCGGCGCAAAAGAGATACATGTAAGACCGGCTTGTCCCGCTTTGATGTTCCCCTGCAAATTTCTCTTTTCAACCAGAACACTTGACGAACTCTTTGCCCGAAGAGTTTTAAAACAAATGTTTGGACACCATCCAAAGGACATCACACCCTACCTTGACACAGATTCAAAAGAATATAAAAAAATGCTCAAACAGATGGAAAAAGAACTGAATATAACATCGCTGAGATATCAAAGATTAGAAGATATGATTTTGGCAACCGGATTATCAAAGAAACAACTCTGCACATATTGTTGGACTGGTAAAGAAATCATTTAG